ACGCAAGCTTTTATCGGTCAGGATAGCTTCACCGTCATCGCCAATGACGGCAAATGCGCCAAGACCGAGGCTACGATTAACGTTGAAGTATCGGACTCGGTTCCGTCAACGAATCAACCTCCAGTCGTGTCGGATGATCGGGTGACGACGGAGAAAGATACACCTGTATCGGGCGTTGTGGATGCCACCGACCCGGACGGAGATCCATTAACCTATACCCCTGGCAAGGATCCAACGAACGGGAACGTCACGGTTGATAAAGACGGAAACTGGGCCTATACCCCGGATCCGGGCTTTGTCGGCGAGGATCGCTTCACTGTCATAGTGGATGACGGCAATGGCGGTAAGACCGAAGTTGAAATTATCGTTGATGTGACGGATCCGACTACTCAACCCCCACCTAATGTATGTGGAGAAAGAGTAGCAATGATTAACGGTAGTTTTGAGGATCCGCTTTATACGCCTAATGACCCTAGATTTGATAGATGGCACGAAAGTTATCCATGGTATCAAATTAAACAAGAGGATGTTCCAGGATGGCAAACAACGGATTCTCTTGGTGAATTCGACGCTATGAATAAAGACTTGGCAGAGGAAGCCAGAAATGAGTTGCCGCCTGATGATCCTCATATGGCTTGGGCCGTTGACCCAGCCCATGGCAAACAGTTTGTCGAATTAAACTCAAATGATGCTTCGCAATTATATCAGGATGTTAAGACAACGCCAGGACAAACGATATATTGGCGTTTGGCTCACAGAGGTTTACTTGGCGCTGACACCATGGCAGTTAAAATTGGCCCGAGCTCGATGGTGCCAGGAAATTTGCCTACCGTTGAGACTATCAGCACAGATAATAAAGCATGGAAATATTACTCAGGCACATATACAGTTCCTGCTGGTCAGACCAGCACACGTTTTGGATTTGAATCCGTATCAACCTCAACTGGAGCTCAAAATGCGGGCAATCTCTTAGACGATATCTTCCTTGGTACGACGCCTTGTGTGACGGCCAACAAGACCGCATCTCCACAAGAAGTGAATGCCGGCGATGAAGTAACCTATGAGATTCAGATCAAAAACGAAGGCGGAGATATCGCCGCAAACACGAGTGTTACGGATCTCATCCCGGAAGGAACGGAATATGTTCCTGGTTCCATGAAATGGATCCAAGGTTCGACAACCAAGGACCTGACGGACAAGGCTGATACCGATGAAGGTCAATTCGATGGCAGCAAGGTCAGCATTCAGTTAGGCGACTTGGCCAATACGAGCCAATTGGCTGATGGCGTTACCGTGCAATTTAAAGTCAAGGTTTTAGCGAGCGCCGCCAATCAGCAAATTAAGAACAAGGCACAAATCAGCTACGATAACTTATTGACAGGCGATACCGAACAAAAGGAAACGAACGAAACCACAACACCGGTCCGTTTCAATCCGCCTGTTCTGGAGTCCAACAAAACGGCCGTCCTTCAAACCAAGGCTGCCGGAAACACGGACCCTGACCATCCTGAACCAGGCGATACGCTGCGGTACACGATTCAGGCACGGAACACGGTCGATAACAGCTTCGTCAGCAGTTTGGTCATCTCGGACGATCTACCGGCTGGACTGCAATATGTACCGGGCAGCCTGAAGGTCGATGGCGTTCCCGTCACGGATGACAAAAGCGATCAAGACGACGGTTTTTATACCGATGGTCAAGTGATCGGCCTGCTCGGGGATATTACGGATACCAAGTGGCATACGCTTGATTTCGAAGCGATTATCGCGACCGGGCAAGCCGGCAAAAACATTCGCAATACCGCTATCGTTGGCGGTGAGAATGTGAGCACGCCGAGCAATGCCGAGGAAGTCGTTCAGGTCTATCCGCGCCATCCGGTTGTAGAATCGGAGAAGATCGCAGAAAACCTGGATGCGGGCAAAACCAATTTTGAAGTCGGCGATACGATTGTCTACACCATTCGGACAAGAACGGTGACGGATGACGCGTATATCTCGAATCTAAAGATTACGGATACGCTGCCGGCAGGATTGGAATACGTGCCAGGTTCCTTAAAAGTGAACGGCAAAACCGCTACTGATGCAGAAGGCGACGATGAAGGCCATGTGGTGACCGGCTCTGTGTATGGCGGATTCGGCGACATCTGGGATAAGGAGTGGCATGAGCTTCAATTCCATGCGACGATCCAAACCGGACAAGCTGGCAAAGATATTCGAAATATTGCCGATGTCAGCGGTGACAATTTCGACGAGCCAAGTATGCCGGAAGAAGAAGTCCAGGTCTATCCGCGTAAACCGGTCATCGTATCGGAGAAGTCCGCAACGAACCTCGAAGCGGGCAAGGATACGTTTGAAGTCGGCGATACCGCAATCTATTCGATACGGACAAGAACGGTAATAGGCGATACGTACATGGCCAATCTGGTAATCACCGATACGCTGCCTGCAGGTCTGGAATATATTCCGGGCAGCTTGAAGGTAGACGGCGTTTCGGTCACCGATGACAAGGATAGCGACAAAGGTCATTATGCTTCAGGTCAGGTCGTCGGTCACGTTGGGGATGTATGGGATACGAAATGGCATACGCTGGAGTTCCGGGCGAAGATCGTAGCAAACGCCGGAGAGTCGATCCGAAATACCGGGGAGATTACCGGGGACAACATCGATCAACCGAGCCGGCCAACGGATGAGATTGTGGTTGAGAACGGTGGCACACCGCCAGTGGACCCACCGGTTGATCCGCCAATCGATCCACCAGTCAATCCACCGGTAGATCCAAATCCACCGGTCACGCCGCCTGTAACACCACCGACTACGCCTTCCCCAGTCATCGAGTCACGGAAGACGTCGCGGGATCTGAATGGCGGCAGCACCGCGGTCGGCGATACGATGGAGTATACGATCTCGGCACGCAATACCGTTAGCGGCAGCTATGTGTCCAACCTTGTGATTGCCGACATCCTGCCAGAAGGGCTTGCGTATGTAGCAGGCAGCCTGAAGGTGGATGGCGTTTCCGTCACCGACAACGCAGATGGCGACAAAGGCCAGTATGTTAACGGCAAAGTGAGTGGTACCTTTGGACGGATTGCCGATACCGAATGGCATACGATTGAGTTCAAGGCAACCGTCAAGGCGGGACAAGCCGGTAAATCGATCGAGAACATCGGTGAAGTCACGGGTGATAATGTGACAAGTCCGGAGAAGCCATCGAATGTCATCGAAGTGACGGACAACGAGAACCATGATGGTAACAATCCGAATCCGGGTGGAACGGGAGATTCCGACGGAGATTCGAATGAAGACCCGAACGGGAATTCGAACGAAGGCTCGAATGAAGACACGGATGGAGATTCCGACGGGGATTCGAACACCGGGTCACAAACACCGGACGATCATAACGATTCAACATTGGGCGTATCGGATTCGACTCCACAAGATCCGGCTCAATCTGGAGATCAGGCAACGAACCAGCTTAACGGAAATAAACTACCGAATACGGCTACGAATATGTACAGCTACATGGTAGCCGGAGCTATTCTGCTTCTTGCAGGCTTGCTTCTGCTCAGAAGAAGAAAAAAAGCATAGGCTAAAGAAACAGCTGCCCCCCAGGTGAATTTGACTTGGGGGGCAGCTGTTTATTGTATAAGTATCCTTTTAAAGGAGAAATGGTCATTGTAGACGTAGTCTCTCAGAGAGGAACACACTTCTTCAGACTGTCGAGACTTTCTCGACAGCCATATTATGTCCAGTTCTCACTCTTACTCAGCACACCATTTCTAATAGAGTCAAAGCGCATGAAGCGCTTTTTTTCGATACCAAGTGATTAAAACCGACACGAAGCAAGAAAACACTGCAAAAATGAGGCTTAAGATCCGGTTGGCTTTTGCTATACACCCACTTGACACCAAGAGCAGTGTTCGGGTATGATTTCCAGTAACTTGAATAACCTTAGACAAAAGCAATGAAGAGAAAGAGTACCTTGGCGACGTCTTTGAACAGAGAGCCCCGGCCGGTGAAAAGGGGTAAGGAACGAACCTGGGGAATATGGTCTCTGAGCTGTACACCGAAACCCTGTAAGGGTTGTAGGCTGTACCGGATCCCGCACCCGTTAACGTGCTAGGGTATACACGCGATATATGGCGTCGTACCCGAAGAGGTGAATGCCGCAAGGCATGAATGAAATTGGGTGGTACCACGTGAGCGGCAAGCTCTCGTCCCTTTTGGGATGAGGGCTTTTTTTGTTGTCAAAAAAAAGGAGGAAGATTGACATGACGAACATTTTTATCGGCGGTGCCTGGCCTTATGCCAATGGGTCCTTACATTTGGGGAGGCTTGCAAGCCTGTTGCCTGGAGACGTATTGGCACGTTATTTCCGCGCGAAAGGCGATCAAGTCTTGTACGTATCCGGCAGTGATTGTCATGGAACGCCCGTGGCGGTTCAAGCCATTCAGGAGGGCGTGGCTCCGGGGGATATTGCGGATCGGTACCATGGGGAGTTTGTGGATTGCTTCGAACGGCTGGGTTCTCCTACAACTTATACACGCGAACCGATCAGGCGTTTCATCACGCCGTGGTGCAGGAGCTGTTTCTGAAGCTGCTGGAAAACGGCCATTTGTATCGAAAAACCATGAAGCAAACGTATTGCGAAACCGATCAGCGGTTTTTGCCGGACCGCTACGTGGAAGGAGACTGCCCCGTATGCGGCAGCAGGGCCCGTGGCGATCAGTGCGACGCCTGCTCCACGATACTTGATCCGTCCGACCTGACGAACAGGGCCTGCAAAATTTGCGGAAACCCTCCGGTGGAGCGTCCTACCGAGCATTTTTACGTATCGCTGTCGCATTTTCAGGGTGAGCTGACGGATGATTTGAATAACGCTCATGGCTGGCGGGACAATGCGGTGCAATTGACCCGAAGATACTTGGAGGAAGGGCTCCAGGACCGGGCAGCTACGCGGGATCTGACCTGGGGCGTGGATGTCCCAGTTCCGGGCTTTGAGGATAAGAAAATCTATGTCTGGATCGAAGCGGTAAGCGGCTATTTATCCGCCAGCAAGCAGTGGGCCGCGGAAACGGGCGGCGATTGGGAATCCTTTTGGCGCAAGGGACGGGGCGAGGTTACGGCTTACTATGTTCATGGGAAGGACAACATTCCGTTTCATACGTTGATCTGGCCTGCCTTGCTGAAGGGGGCCGGGGGTCTGCACTTGCCGGACCGAATCATATCTTGCGAGTACATGACGCTGGAAGGGAAGAAGTTCTCGACCAGTCGGAATTGGGCCATATGGGTGCCGGACCTGTTAAGCCGTTACCAGCCGGACTCGATTCGTTATTTCCTCATAGCGAACGGCCCCGAGAAGCGGGATACGGATTTCTCCTGGAGGGAGTTCATTCACAGCCACAATGGCGAGCTTCTTGGTGCGTTTGGGAATTTCGTCAACCGTACTTTGGTGTTTGTGAATAAATCGTTTGAGGGGAAAGTGCCCGAGGGCTGTATATCTGAAGAGTGGCAGAGCAGGGTTGAGGCATTGTACTGCGAGTCCGGGGCGCTCATTGAGGATGGGCGACTGAAGGAAGCGTTGGAGTCAATCTTCAGCGTGGTGCGCCTGGCGAACAAATATTTTGATGAACAGAAGCCGTGGATTCAGGTCAAGGAGGATCGCGAAGCGTGCGGGACAACGCTGTATACCTGCGTTCAGATCATAGCCAATTTGGCGAATCTGCTGCAGCCGTTTATTCCGTTCTCTTGCGATAGGATACGAGGCTTTCTCTCGCTGGAGAAGCCTGTGTGGGAGTGGTGCCGTGTTCCGGCTGGCAGGCCGATTCATGACGTAGAGCTTTTGTTTGAGCGGATCGATACCAGCCGGATTGAGGAGGAAACGCGTAGGCTGGGGGAGTTATCCGAAAGGGAGTAATTGATTTAAGTGGCTAAGATTCAACTGACCCAAGGAGTGAGTAGTAAGTGATCAAGGAATGTAGTGGATCCAGTGCTAGAGCAGCAAGTAATTAGGGGTCTAGAGGTCAAAGAAGCAAGGGGTTTAAGTGGTCCAAGGAACAAAGGGGTTAAGCGATCCAAGGAGCAAGTGATTAAAGGGGCCATTAGCGAGTGTCAAAGAAGAGGAGGCTGACCCGATGGTCCATTGTGACTGAGTACGGACTGCGATTTTGAGGACTGTGGTTCCGCTATTCCGTTGTTTCTTGGCATTTCGTAGGGTCATGCGGACAGGAGATCCGCTATTCTTAAGTTTTTACAAGAATGAGCCGTGATTATGGTGCATTAACGGAACCTGTGTCCGCATGGGTTTAAAAAACGATGGAATATCAGCAAATAACGGAACCTGTGTCCGTATGGACTTAAAAAAGGAGCGGTTTTCAGCGAGAAGAGCATCCATCCGGACGATGCCGCTGAAGCCGTATGAAGCGAGAGTTTACCGGTTAATACTCAAGTAGACGTAAAAGGAGCCCCCAGCGGAATGCTGAGGGCTCCTCTTCATTACAGTAACGGCATACGTTGTATCTTCACCGGATTAGTTGTCCGTTTCATGAATCCAATCTGTTAATATGGCATCAAAAAGCTCAGGCTCTTCGAACATCGGATTATGGCCGCTTTTTTCAAAAATGACCTTCTTCACGTGTTCCTGCGAGTCGTCTACAGCATCCCAGAGTGATACGGGACTGACCAAATAGTCGTACCGTCCAAGACCGATGAGGACGGGCTTGGCAACCTCT
Above is a window of Paenibacillus sp. FSL K6-1330 DNA encoding:
- a CDS encoding isopeptide-forming domain-containing fimbrial protein gives rise to the protein MKRKPIINRRFKYLMAVFIILFGQILPLYPQNAEAAAGKWLNFKYDGFPEDTFKQSFTVNGAAQVPPGENFIRLTPATTQQSGSVFNNTALCPRDNYSFSTAFSFKMSNPSSQGPSDGLTFTIQAGKTSQHAEGGGLGYYGIQPSFAVKYDTFLNTVYKDPSANYVGLAVNGTVTNDQAGWFTDLGPYNTANNTNYVLSNGTMYYTWIEYNGSTQNVQVYLGTSPDRVNARKIIDVNDIDLSSIFNGQSFFAGFTGSTGSPNYETHDIHSWYFVNEYAPIETLNPQNDYELNQPPTVPGDSKITAVNTPVSGQVNGTDPDGDSLTYAKGATDPQNGTVTVNADGTWTYTPTQAFIGQDSFTVIANDGKCAKTEATINVEVSDSVPSTNQPPVVSDDRVTTEKDTPVSGVVDATDPDGDPLTYTPGKDPTNGNVTVDKDGNWAYTPDPGFVGEDRFTVIVDDGNGGKTEVEIIVDVTDPTTQPPPNVCGERVAMINGSFEDPLYTPNDPRFDRWHESYPWYQIKQEDVPGWQTTDSLGEFDAMNKDLAEEARNELPPDDPHMAWAVDPAHGKQFVELNSNDASQLYQDVKTTPGQTIYWRLAHRGLLGADTMAVKIGPSSMVPGNLPTVETISTDNKAWKYYSGTYTVPAGQTSTRFGFESVSTSTGAQNAGNLLDDIFLGTTPCVTANKTASPQEVNAGDEVTYEIQIKNEGGDIAANTSVTDLIPEGTEYVPGSMKWIQGSTTKDLTDKADTDEGQFDGSKVSIQLGDLANTSQLADGVTVQFKVKVLASAANQQIKNKAQISYDNLLTGDTEQKETNETTTPVRFNPPVLESNKTAVLQTKAAGNTDPDHPEPGDTLRYTIQARNTVDNSFVSSLVISDDLPAGLQYVPGSLKVDGVPVTDDKSDQDDGFYTDGQVIGLLGDITDTKWHTLDFEAIIATGQAGKNIRNTAIVGGENVSTPSNAEEVVQVYPRHPVVESEKIAENLDAGKTNFEVGDTIVYTIRTRTVTDDAYISNLKITDTLPAGLEYVPGSLKVNGKTATDAEGDDEGHVVTGSVYGGFGDIWDKEWHELQFHATIQTGQAGKDIRNIADVSGDNFDEPSMPEEEVQVYPRKPVIVSEKSATNLEAGKDTFEVGDTAIYSIRTRTVIGDTYMANLVITDTLPAGLEYIPGSLKVDGVSVTDDKDSDKGHYASGQVVGHVGDVWDTKWHTLEFRAKIVANAGESIRNTGEITGDNIDQPSRPTDEIVVENGGTPPVDPPVDPPIDPPVNPPVDPNPPVTPPVTPPTTPSPVIESRKTSRDLNGGSTAVGDTMEYTISARNTVSGSYVSNLVIADILPEGLAYVAGSLKVDGVSVTDNADGDKGQYVNGKVSGTFGRIADTEWHTIEFKATVKAGQAGKSIENIGEVTGDNVTSPEKPSNVIEVTDNENHDGNNPNPGGTGDSDGDSNEDPNGNSNEGSNEDTDGDSDGDSNTGSQTPDDHNDSTLGVSDSTPQDPAQSGDQATNQLNGNKLPNTATNMYSYMVAGAILLLAGLLLLRRRKKA